TAACTGATAGCTAATTAATTCATATGAGCCATATATGGATCCATACCCAAAATCTAGTAATGAAatgatgcaaatgcaatattatatAAGCttacaatattttacatgtcttcgatatTCAAAACTCTTGAGGTATAAGCTCACAATCTTCAAATTTTGATATCCCACTaaatctaatatttacatttaaTTTTCATGGCAAATTTGTATACAAATTTAGGAAGTGAGAACGAGCAATAAACCAGACccactttaaataattattaaataattaaaaataaaacatgcatattatcATAACACACACCTAACAATTTGGTCATAACTTTTGATCATCATTTtccatataatatcaaatattgtaTTAAAtccataatatcaaatattatcgACAAATGATCTATATTGTAAATttatcactaaccgccataattagaaacaaattaataagttaaataaacataaattaattcattaataactaaattttttgtaaacacattttaccataaataattaaaatcgaattctaatttttttatttaatgagaaaattctacaatttgatgaaaatttattttcaagtgttaatttgattaattttcataaaatatcaattttaacccaaaaatttcgaaaaatccAAAAATCATCTCAAGGCTCCCAAAAAAGTCCCCGTGGGCCAAGGCTGCCCAAGACCATCTCGGACAGCTTGCCTGTGCCTTTTTTTAGCATGCGCGTTGCCCAAAACAGTTCCAGGCAGACgcaatttttttttcgaaaaacaaatttttcgaGGGATTCAATTTTTTGGAATTTCAGACacggttagaaataaattatttaacacaatttaaacaataaaaatcatACGATTGAGAAAAAAACTAGGTATCATACCAATGTAGATATACTGTTTTCTGGCACCCAAGACGTTGTGGAAGTTTCATTTTTTTTCGTTCAAAACGTTCCGTGGGCATCGTAAGAAATAAAAACATTCATATGACGTTTAGAATATTTACTTTATGTTCTAGACATTGGACACCAAACTATTCCAGATTTTAAGTGGAGATAGTCATTCTTGTAATTTTATACGAACTGATATTTCTCCTTCTTCAATTGTCAAATCTAGTCAACGATCAGAAACTTTGTTCCTCATATAGAAACTCTGTTCCTAATATAAATCGCACTAGAGATCTAAAAAAATTTGCATCGAGATTCGATCGCCGAAATTTTACAAATCCGACGGTGTTGCATTAGCGTCGGGTCGGCACACGGTGGAAAGGGTGGTGGCTGAAATCTCCTTGTGAAATAAAGGGGGTTGGTTGAAAATTTTTTGTGAGGGAGGAGAGAATTTTGTGTATTTTTCTTGTGTACGATTATGTTACTTGTTATCAACATTTGAtaacatattaattaaaatacactaacACAATGTTACTATGATTCATAGtcctaatatatatattatacatctatatttagtaaataaataattatgaacTCGTTATAACCCCGATTGACGATCAGACTCTGCAGATATATcgatggtaaaaatcatttcatataatgaaaattgaaattttcgaaaGACAACATTTTCATTGATCCATTTTTGTCATATGCTAGTTTTGTGAACTCCTTCACTAAAATATGTAATTATACTCTCCTCACTTAATTTGCAATTAAGCTAAGTTCCACAATTTCTATTACAAGGAATCCatttataaactcttttataagcaattttttttatctccatcaaactacaaTAGTCAAATTCAACTATTTTGATTTGACTATCTGAACGAGAACACAAAATCCAATACTTGTGTGTCCTCAATGTTCAATGATACAGCTAGCTGTATGTTCACAACTATAttatgattcagaataatatttatttttactcAAACTTATCCTAATtaacctcattcttttcatcaactcataatcaagaatgtcagaactcaagtttgatCGCACTTATCGGAAAATGGTAAGAATATCTAGTAGCATCggcccatgatcccctaggtatcactgatagtgcctgcaagaaccttaagttatggTTATCATACAGTACACTCCCATCAACTTATATATcttgatcgaatctgcaaccattggtatattgaGAGTTGCAAaggaattcgataacgatgtgatatatttttgagtaataatagtaatatggtatgtgcaactaggaaaacacatttccATAAAGCACATGTCTTGCTCTAGCCAGAGATTTCTtgtactattaactcatcagatcatacatgatattttatgttgGATAAATGAATAATGAAGAGTTGTTGAATAGAAAAGGGAGTGGGAGTTGTCCCACATGGAAAAAATAGCAAAATGAAGTCTTCCTTATAAACTCTAAGTTTGAATTAGGGGTTTGGGCCCCAAGGGGTACCGGAAGTTTTTAGAAGAGGGAAGACGCTAATAAGCTGTATCTTGGTGAAACACACACGCGAGCGCTTGTCTCGGCCCGGCCCGGCCCGATGCGGTGCGGTCTTTGACAAGAATTATTCTTTTTGGAACAAGTTTATTTGAAGAATAAATTTTGTTAGCTAAATGATGCATTCAGAATAGAGACAGTCGCGCGGGAGCGCCACATCCCGCACGGATGCGCGCTTGTTGCTGGATTCAGTGCTGACGAAACAGAACAAGGCGCGCGGCCGCGCAGCTTCTCGCGCAGGCGCACGCTCCTTGCTAGTGCGAGCAGCTCGCGAGGCACGCAGCGCTGGTTCTGGAAAAATGCGCGTCCCTTGGCTATGATAGCATCTGTTCTTGGCTGTTTTTGGCCCAACCAATGTATCCCTTGACTAGAATTGTCTCTCTTCTAAGCATCTGGTCTGGAGAACCGTGTCTCTTCAATGCAACCGATGATCATCTATAAATAATCCCTCCAACCATTTTCCAAGACTGCTGAATTTTTCACTGATTAAAATCTTCCATATTGCTGCattctttattttcgaaatacTTGAAAGTTGCTGCATATATTGTTCGCTGCATTCGAGATTTGTAGTGCTGCAAACTCTCGAATAGACGTCATTGTATCTTGGGGACGATTGCCTGCAACGTATAGCACTTTATACGGGCAATTTCGTCTTGTGGAGAAAGGATCTTCCTTGCCTCGACTTGCTCTTATTGTTGTTGCGTTTTGTTCGTGATTCAAGTTGCTGCGCTTTGCTCGAGTTTCAAGACATCCAACATATCCAGGGTAATATCTAACAAACAATCGCAAGACGAAATTTATTATCATTGTTATTCTGGATATGTCGAATGCATCGTTCACTCCCGTGCCCACCGCCCCTGCCGTCCCTGCTCACGGTGAAAAACCTCCGAAGTTTTCTGGTGCCGACTTCAAACGTTGGCAGCAGAAAATGCTATTCTATCTGACCACTTTGAGCCTGTCTCGGTTCCTGATAGAGTCCCCTCCTGTCATATCTGAAGGCGATACCGACTCGCAGCGAAGGAATGCTGTTGATGCATGGAACCACAGTGACTTCCTCTGCCACAACTATATCTTAAATGGACTTGACAACATGCTTTACAGTGTCTACTGCTCTGTCAAAACAGCCAAAGAATTGTGAGATTCATTGGAGAAAAAGTATAAGACAGAAGATGCAGGAGTCAAGAAGTTTGTAGTTGGCAAATTCCTTGACTTCAAAATGATGGACGCTAAATCTGTAATAAGTCAGGTACAACAAattcaaattataattcatgacTTGTTGGCAGAAGGGATGGAAATCAATGAACCATTTCAAGTGGTGGCCATAATTGAGAAATTGCCACCAATGTGGAAAGACTTCAAGAACTACCTTAAGCATAAGCGCAATGAGTTGAAACTTGAAGATCTGATTGTGAGGCTTCGAATTGAGGAAGATAGTCGTACTTCTGAAGCCAAAACACACAAAAGGACAATGGATGCCGAGGCCAAGGCCAATCTGACAGAATCTAGCACCAGTCACAAGAGAAAGCGCCCTCAAAATTAGAAACGAGGGCAAGCCAAGGAGTTCAAAGGAACTTGCTACAAATGTGGCAAATCGAATCATATGGCCAAGGACTGTCGTCTTCCAAGGAAAGACAACAAACATCAGAAACTAAGGCAAGCCAATGTCATCGAAGATAGGAATGTACCAATAGACCTATCACAACTTGATCTATCCTCCGTTGTGTTTGAAACCAATTTGGTGGATAATCCAAGGAAATGGTGGGTAGATACCGGATCCACTAGCCACATATGTGCTGAAAAGGAAATGTTCTCATCCTACACTACTGTAAGTGATAGGAAATTGTTTATGGGAAACTCTACGACATCTGAGGTCGTAGGAATTGGCAAAGTGGTGTTGAAGATGACTTCCGGTAAAGAGATAACATTGTTGAATGTGCTGCATGTGCCAGACATTCGAAAGAACTTATTTTCTGGATCCTTGTTGAGTAAGGCTGGCTTTAAACTTGTGTTTGAATCGGACAAGTTTTTCATAACTAAGAATGGTGTGTTTGTAGGCAAAGGGTACCAAGAAAATGGTCTCTTTAAAATGAATGTAATGAATGTTTACCGCCATGAGGCGAAGAATAAAGTGAATGATTATGTTTACTTGTTTGAAAGTTATAATTTATGGCATGAAAGATTAGGACATGTTAACTTCAACACATTACAAAGACTTATAAACTTAAATGTGCTACCTGCATTTAAAAGAAATCCACGAGAAAAGTGTGAGATTTGTGTTGAAGAAAAGATGGCCAAAACTCCATTCCATTCTGTGACAATAAATACTAAACCACTTGAATTAATTCACACTGACGTCTGTGATTTAAAATTTGTGCAAACTCGAGGTGGAAAAAAGTATTTCATAACATTCATTGATGATTGCACAAGATACTGTTACGTATATCTACTGAAAAGTAAAGACGAAGCTATATAAGCTTTCAAAAATTATAAGAATGAGGTTGAGAATCAATTGAGTACTAAAATCAAAATGATTCGAAGTGATAGAGGTGGAGAGTATGTCGCTCCATTTGAAGAATTTTGCACTAACTCTGGCATAATTCATCAAACTACGGCACCATATTCACCTCAATCAAATGGAATTGCATAACGTAAAAATCGTACTCTTAAGGAAATGATGAACGTGTTGTTGATAAATTCTGGCTTACCTCAAAACCTGTGGGGGGAAGCAATATTATCTGCAAACcacattcttaataaaataccacacaAAGGAAAAGATGAAACTCCATATGAATTATGGAAGGGTCGCAAACCATCTTACAAATACCTAAAAGTGTGTGGGTGTTTGGCTAAAGTAGAATTACCCAAGCCAAAACAAGTTAAAATTGAACCCAAACTGTTGACTGCATTTTTATTGGATATGCATATAATAGTAGTGCATATAGGTTTTTGATGCATAAGTCAACGATTCCTGATATTAATGAAGGAACAATTATGAAATCAAGGAATGCAATATTCTTTGAAAACAAATTTCTTTGTAAGGAAAGAAAAGAAGGTTCCATTAAACGATCTTACGAATCTACTATTGATTCTAAAGAAATCAACGAAGAACCAAGAAGTGGTAAGAGAGCTAGAGTTGAAAAGTCATTTGGTCCTGAATTTCTGACTTACATGTTAGATGACGAACCTAGAACTATTCAAGAAGCTCTATCCAATCCAGAAGCACCTTTCTGGAAAGAAGCAATAAATGATGAAATAGATTCCATTATGGATAATCATACATGGGAGTTGACTGATCTCTCTCCCTCCGGGATGTAAGCCTTTAGGATGCAAGTGGATCCTTAAAAGGCAAATACAAAGAAGATGGATCTATAGATAAATACAAAGCACGATTGGTAGCTAAAGGGTTTAAACAAAAGGAAGGATATGACTTCTTTGACACATACTCTTCAGTCACTAAGATTACATCCATTCGTGTTCTCATAGCTATTGCTGCATTGCATAACCTTGAGATTCACCAAATGAATGTAAAGACAGCCTTCTTAAATGGAGAACTGGAAGAAGAAATATACATGGAACAACCCGAGGGGTTTGTTGTACCCGGACAAGAAAAGAAGGTGTGTAAACTTGTCAAGTCACTATACGGACTCAAACAAGCACCTAAGCAATGACATGAAAATTTTGACAATACAATGAAGTCAAATGGTTTCAAAATCAACGAATGTGATAAATGCGTTTATATTAAAGGTAATGTAAATGATTATGTAATTGTCAGCCTTTATGTAGACGACATGTTGATTATGGGAAGTAATCATGAGTTGATTATAAATACTAAGAATATGTTGAAAAGGTCTTTTGATATGAAACACTTGGGGTTATGTGATATTATATTAGGGATTAAAATTTCTAGAATACCTGAAGGAATTATTTTATCACAAACTCACTATGTTGAAAAGGTACTTGAAAGATTCAGTACCTTAAACAGTCGTCCTGCTAGAACTCCTATAGATTTAGGCGTTCATTTAGCAAAGAATAGAGGAGAACCCGTATCACAACTGGAATATGCAAGGATAATAGGTAGTCTAATGTACTTGACTAACTGTACTCGTTCAGATCTTGCATATTCAGTAAATAAGTTAAGTAGGTTCACAAGTAATCCAAATAAGGATCATTGGAAAGCCTTAACTAGAGTGCTTGGATATTTGAAATATACATTGAACTATGGTTTGATATATTCAAAATATCTTGCAGTTTTAGAAGGATACTGTGATGCTAATTGGATATCTGACACAAAAGACTCAAAGTCCACTAGTGGATATGTATTCACAATAGGTGGAGGATCGGTGTCATGTAAATCGTCTAAGCAAACATGTATAGCTCGATCCACTATGGAATCCGAGTTCATAGCCTTAGATAAAGCTgtggaagaagccgaatggctAATAAACTTCCTAGAAGATATTCCTTGTTGGAATAAGCCGATGACTTCCATTAACATTCATTGTGATAGTCAATCGGCAATTAGAAGAGCACAAAGCAGTATGTACAATGGTAAGTTTCGACACATTAGACGGAGACAATTGATCTCAAATGGGGTTATTTCTGTTGAATATGTAAAATCAAAGGAAAACCTCGCGGATCCGTTTACTAAAGAAATAAATAGAGATCAAATGTACAAACTGTTAA
The Primulina tabacum isolate GXHZ01 chromosome 9, ASM2559414v2, whole genome shotgun sequence DNA segment above includes these coding regions:
- the LOC142504375 gene encoding uncharacterized protein LOC142504375, which encodes MAKDCRLPRKDNKHQKLRQANVIEDRNVPIDLSQLDLSSVVFETNLVDNPRKWWVDTGSTSHICAEKEMFSSYTTVSDRKLFMGNSTTSEVVGIGKVVLKMTSGKEITLLNVLHVPDIRKNLFSGSLLSKAGFKLVFESDKFFITKNGVFVGKGYQENGLFKMNVMNVYRHEAKNKVNDYVYLFESYNLWHERLGHVNFNTLQRLINLNVLPAFKRNPREKCEICVEEKMAKTPFHSERKEGSIKRSYESTIDSKEINEEPRSGKRARVEKSFGPEFLTYMLDDEPRTIQEALSNPEAPFWKEAINDEIDSIMDNHTWELTDLSPSGILYVDDMLIMGSNHELIINTKNMLKRSFDMKHLGLCDIILGIKISRIPEGIILSQTHYVEKVLERFSTLNSRPARTPIDLGVHLAKNRGEPVSQLEYARIIGSLMYLTNCTRSDLAYSVNKLSRFTSNPNKDHWKALTRVLGYLKYTLNYGLIYSKYLAVLEGYCDANWISDTKDSKSTSGYVFTIGGGSVSCKSSKQTCIARSTMESEFIALDKAVEEAEWLINFLEDIPCWNKPMTSINIHCDSQSAIRRAQSSMYNGKFRHIRRRQLISNGVISVEYVKSKENLADPFTKEINRDQMYKLLRRMGLKSTK